One stretch of Campylobacter sp. CCS1377 DNA includes these proteins:
- a CDS encoding DUF4376 domain-containing protein, which yields MFYDIKNQTLKYDDIFLKDVKITTEVGEIDAQDTYFLSNCDDELLKTLGFAKVVQNEFKDEVDEYHEVVQKNSFDEASNTYTINYVLQEKSLDECKNIKYKEIDTKRDEVIEGGVTYKDKVFQSAEKDRNLLTSTVSLFSITKSLPEGFVWIAKDNTAVPMNLQDLIALGALMASSVNENTIKARNLKDAVLKATTLDEVKGIVWN from the coding sequence ATGTTTTACGATATAAAAAACCAAACTTTAAAATATGATGATATCTTTTTAAAAGATGTGAAAATTACTACAGAAGTTGGGGAAATCGATGCGCAAGATACTTATTTTTTAAGTAATTGCGATGATGAGCTTTTAAAAACTCTTGGTTTTGCAAAAGTCGTGCAAAATGAATTTAAAGATGAAGTTGATGAGTATCACGAAGTCGTGCAAAAAAATAGCTTTGATGAGGCTAGCAATACTTATACAATAAATTATGTTTTGCAAGAAAAAAGCCTTGATGAATGCAAAAATATCAAATATAAAGAAATTGACACTAAAAGAGATGAAGTGATTGAAGGTGGTGTAACTTATAAAGATAAAGTCTTTCAAAGTGCGGAAAAAGATAGGAACTTACTCACTTCAACGGTAAGTCTTTTTTCTATCACTAAAAGCTTACCTGAAGGCTTTGTGTGGATAGCCAAAGATAACACCGCAGTCCCTATGAATTTACAAGACTTAATCGCACTTGGTGCTTTAATGGCATCAAGTGTAAATGAAAACACAATTAAGGCTAGAAATTTAAAAGATGCAGTTTTAAAGGCAACAACTTTGGATGAAGTTAAGGGGATAGTATGGAACTAA
- a CDS encoding DUF1353 domain-containing protein: MELKRVIVKPLDKDRFELMQDYEFSLPSLSAKIEKGFKSNGANIPRLFWSIYPPNKPEYLSAVVIHDFLCEKAKTREGYKLADLALKEAMQALNCNGFKVFIFYHSCNIYHSIKCFLKGVFK; this comes from the coding sequence ATGGAACTAAAAAGAGTGATTGTAAAGCCTTTGGATAAGGATAGATTTGAACTCATGCAAGATTATGAATTTTCTTTGCCAAGCTTGAGTGCAAAAATTGAAAAAGGTTTTAAGAGTAATGGAGCAAATATCCCTAGACTTTTTTGGAGTATATATCCACCAAACAAGCCTGAGTATTTAAGTGCGGTTGTAATACATGACTTTCTATGTGAGAAAGCCAAAACAAGAGAAGGTTATAAATTAGCAGATTTAGCCTTAAAAGAAGCTATGCAAGCCTTAAATTGCAATGGCTTTAAGGTTTTTATATTTTATCACTCTTGCAATATTTATCACAGCATTAAATGTTTTTTGAAAGGAGTTTTTAAATGA
- a CDS encoding DUF5675 family protein, translated as MNLVLKRRYAKKTCVCGKLTFVKDDKTLFSCFTCEEDEEGVQRDKDLRIPAGIYDIELYPSAKFGECILLSNEIVPKDRGILIHIGNTAKNTQGCILLGESLGDDGVINSKIAFNRFMTFVKTLDLKNTKLKIVNELA; from the coding sequence ATGAATTTAGTTTTAAAAAGAAGATACGCTAAAAAAACTTGCGTTTGTGGAAAACTTACTTTTGTAAAAGATGACAAAACCCTATTTTCGTGCTTTACTTGCGAAGAAGATGAAGAAGGGGTGCAAAGAGATAAGGACTTAAGAATTCCTGCTGGAATTTATGATATCGAACTTTATCCATCAGCTAAATTTGGTGAATGTATTTTACTTAGTAATGAAATCGTGCCAAAAGATAGAGGCATTTTAATCCACATAGGAAATACTGCTAAGAATACTCAAGGTTGTATCTTACTGGGTGAAAGTTTAGGCGATGATGGTGTGATAAATTCTAAAATAGCATTTAATCGTTTTATGACTTTTGTAAAAACTTTAGATTTAAAAAATACAAAATTAAAAATTGTTAATGAATTAGCTTAA
- a CDS encoding FHA domain-containing protein gives MTMEEIKLGIIIENYEDCKSQRKAEVFDTKGGIIGSGSDCAFCVQDKLGQIKSAHAKISYEEGCFTLSPIEDSEIFYNGSFSKMASGYETMVNQGDIFKIGDIKFCFVDAKSVEEHLKEDKKQLQDIPKHKEFDELIIKPRGQVSIEFNEKKELQDIITNNNNYDFIEKEKSDIEVLKEFNQKDPNQMDYENILKSLTKMFKDLKSKQKSAKLNTEYSSLHIKDLESIMANIPLVKSTQLLNLVAISLIAKELYSPIFEEMQENMFIKYFEAALQNNIKEDKILFENLLMKALEKYMKDF, from the coding sequence ATGACTATGGAAGAAATTAAACTCGGGATTATTATAGAAAATTACGAAGATTGTAAAAGTCAAAGAAAGGCTGAAGTATTTGACACAAAAGGTGGTATTATTGGAAGTGGTAGTGACTGTGCTTTTTGTGTTCAAGATAAATTGGGACAAATCAAATCAGCACATGCTAAGATCTCTTATGAAGAAGGTTGTTTTACTTTAAGTCCTATTGAGGATTCTGAAATTTTTTACAATGGTTCTTTTTCTAAAATGGCGAGTGGTTATGAAACAATGGTAAATCAAGGGGATATTTTTAAAATAGGGGATATTAAATTTTGTTTTGTTGATGCAAAAAGCGTTGAAGAACATTTAAAAGAAGATAAAAAACAATTACAAGATATTCCAAAACATAAAGAATTTGATGAATTAATAATAAAACCTAGAGGGCAAGTTAGCATTGAATTTAATGAAAAGAAAGAATTGCAAGATATTATAACAAATAACAATAATTATGATTTTATCGAAAAAGAAAAAAGCGACATTGAAGTTTTAAAAGAATTTAATCAAAAAGATCCCAATCAAATGGATTATGAAAATATTTTAAAAAGTTTAACAAAAATGTTTAAAGATTTAAAAAGCAAACAAAAAAGTGCCAAACTCAATACCGAATACTCTTCCCTTCATATTAAAGATTTAGAAAGCATTATGGCTAATATTCCTTTGGTAAAATCAACACAATTACTCAATCTTGTAGCGATAAGTTTAATTGCCAAAGAATTATATAGTCCAATATTTGAAGAGATGCAAGAGAATATGTTTATTAAATATTTTGAAGCTGCTTTGCAAAATAATATCAAAGAAGATAAGATTCTTTTTGAAAATTTACTTATGAAAGCATTGGAAAAATATATGAAGGATTTTTAA
- the tssM gene encoding type VI secretion system membrane subunit TssM gives MFQKIFNFMSSKPFITSFILCCIFILSILFWFWGSLVAFNDVYIFSSAYLRFGIIFTIWLIIFFFFLLKPILNFISSLKSEKRAKLHMLKQEANEFTFKAKRNFFISLKDAKETWKKDIKIKNLPLIIIIGNEGAGKSTFINYSNIEYPLSDSLESYKKLHQSTRNFALYISKNGALLDTEGNYFSQEEFFKPTSSDEMPEDDLEKNKDFLIKKNVWKSFLNFLNKNFFHSKLNGIVLVIDTILFLNNTKEYSQNLIRYLTKRVNECEKSLNLKLPIYIVFSKLDLIEGMKEYFSIFNEKIADKILGLSFNQTLSEEYLNKEFKELSDSLLQSFMSKNSFIYSLEEKNKGYFFIKQLDNLFALAKNFILEMQEENKLKNNSCFRGIYFVSAYQENIPRNFLLDSVCNRYGIKKTLSKANAIYNKQSYFVKSLLEDVIFKDYSLSSMRNYARKLSLLALILFVSVGTFAISSYFITKNNQEFDKSQNTFTSLQVLLENQNYNKLNIQEKAKLLVDLKNTLNAYPKLWQNESVFAYFNLDTSYKGFKEARQFYFELSEDVLKNTLLKEMENTLQADEDKNNLIKTLYIYKSLFEQKYFNKKLLKIWINENWDKLSKYSISKDSFLSGIDELKQINLQNFKEDEASINLGTKKLQTLSRVQRIYILLEFLNSDKPKELYLIKDDIGFAANSVFSQDSKINSIDKIYTKIGMMDFLKNLDGQIENVINIESWMLNSPIQENKKLLTMGILKLYLNAYQNAWQNLLASLNPLEYNTKEAMLNELDILSKQENPLYALLKIISSNTNLNDAILLTQAYNLGLNAAEIKANFANVTNIFSAYHKLVNKDAFLNVANIEVGKNSNEEKILATINMDISNLSNKIIDFNANNNQSIEEKIAYALGNNKDTNDAFMAFDIHIKALPSDLQRYYNQLSKYSWKFIENHGISLFNSAWANEVYTPFINDIAPFYPFNKESSADDLSIDSFKSFFGRNGILNNFHKKYLNNVLIKRKNTYSINSKFASKLNFSKDFLDFITKAANLSNLMLSANDNLRVNFTIQSLDLSADFSFIELGYQNKNIKYDHTLNQNLQIIVDEFNNGTNLYFVAYNYINNNLNHTKIYKGEWAWYKFIKESKNNTGTYSIIFNDNKNLYFDFRIINGANDLNNIINILNDFGITEKLTGSKNDYGRN, from the coding sequence ATGTTTCAAAAAATTTTTAATTTTATGAGTTCAAAACCATTTATAACATCATTTATACTTTGTTGTATTTTTATACTTAGTATTTTATTTTGGTTTTGGGGTTCTTTGGTTGCTTTTAATGATGTTTATATTTTCAGTAGTGCTTATTTAAGATTTGGTATCATTTTTACTATTTGGCTTATTATTTTCTTCTTTTTTCTTCTAAAACCTATTCTTAATTTTATTTCTTCTTTAAAGAGTGAAAAGAGAGCTAAGTTACATATGCTTAAACAAGAGGCAAATGAATTTACTTTTAAGGCAAAAAGAAATTTTTTTATTTCACTTAAAGATGCGAAAGAGACTTGGAAAAAAGATATAAAAATTAAAAATTTACCTTTAATTATAATTATAGGAAACGAGGGTGCTGGAAAAAGTACTTTTATTAATTATTCTAATATTGAATATCCACTTAGTGATAGCTTAGAATCTTACAAAAAACTTCATCAATCTACTAGAAATTTTGCACTTTATATTTCAAAAAACGGAGCTTTGCTGGATACAGAAGGGAATTATTTTTCTCAAGAAGAATTTTTTAAACCTACAAGCAGTGATGAAATGCCTGAGGATGATTTAGAAAAAAATAAGGATTTTTTAATTAAAAAAAATGTGTGGAAAAGCTTTTTGAATTTTCTTAATAAAAATTTTTTTCACAGCAAGCTAAATGGAATAGTTTTGGTTATTGATACTATTCTTTTTCTTAATAATACAAAAGAATATTCTCAAAATCTTATTCGTTATTTGACAAAAAGAGTTAATGAGTGTGAGAAATCTCTTAATTTAAAATTGCCTATTTATATAGTATTTTCAAAACTTGATTTGATTGAGGGAATGAAAGAATATTTCAGTATTTTTAATGAAAAAATAGCTGATAAAATTTTAGGTTTATCTTTCAATCAAACTTTAAGCGAGGAGTATCTAAATAAAGAATTTAAAGAATTAAGTGATTCGTTGTTGCAATCTTTTATGAGTAAAAATAGTTTTATTTATAGTTTAGAGGAAAAAAACAAAGGCTATTTTTTTATAAAACAGCTTGACAATTTATTTGCATTAGCTAAAAATTTTATATTGGAAATGCAAGAAGAAAATAAGTTGAAAAATAATTCTTGCTTTAGGGGGATTTATTTTGTTAGTGCATATCAAGAGAATATTCCGAGAAATTTTTTACTCGATTCTGTGTGTAATAGATATGGTATTAAAAAAACTCTTTCAAAAGCTAATGCAATTTATAACAAGCAAAGTTATTTTGTAAAATCTTTGCTTGAAGATGTTATTTTTAAAGATTATTCTTTAAGTTCTATGAGAAATTATGCTAGAAAATTATCTTTATTAGCACTAATTTTATTTGTAAGTGTGGGAACTTTTGCTATATCTTCTTATTTTATCACTAAAAATAATCAAGAATTTGATAAAAGTCAAAATACTTTCACTTCTTTGCAGGTTTTACTAGAAAATCAAAATTACAATAAGTTAAATATACAAGAAAAAGCAAAACTTCTTGTTGATTTAAAAAATACTTTAAATGCTTATCCTAAGCTTTGGCAAAATGAGAGTGTTTTTGCATATTTTAATCTTGATACTTCATATAAGGGATTCAAGGAAGCAAGGCAGTTTTATTTTGAACTTAGCGAAGATGTTTTAAAAAATACCTTACTTAAAGAAATGGAAAATACTTTGCAGGCAGATGAAGATAAGAATAATTTAATTAAAACCTTATATATTTATAAATCTTTATTTGAACAAAAGTATTTTAATAAAAAATTGCTCAAAATTTGGATTAACGAAAATTGGGATAAATTAAGCAAGTACTCTATTTCAAAAGATAGTTTTTTAAGCGGTATAGACGAACTTAAGCAAATTAATTTACAAAATTTCAAAGAAGATGAGGCGAGCATTAATTTGGGAACAAAAAAACTTCAAACATTAAGTAGAGTACAAAGAATTTATATCTTACTTGAATTTTTAAACAGTGATAAGCCAAAAGAACTTTACCTTATAAAAGATGATATAGGTTTTGCTGCCAATAGCGTTTTCTCACAAGATTCTAAAATAAATTCTATAGACAAAATCTATACCAAGATAGGAATGATGGATTTTCTCAAAAATTTAGATGGGCAAATTGAAAATGTAATTAATATCGAATCTTGGATGCTAAATAGCCCTATTCAAGAAAATAAAAAACTACTTACTATGGGAATACTAAAGCTATATCTTAATGCCTATCAAAATGCTTGGCAAAATTTGTTAGCTTCTTTAAATCCTCTTGAATACAACACCAAAGAAGCTATGCTTAATGAACTTGATATTTTGTCTAAACAAGAAAATCCTTTGTATGCTTTATTGAAAATTATTAGTTCAAATACTAATTTAAATGATGCTATTTTACTCACTCAAGCTTATAATTTAGGTTTAAATGCCGCAGAGATTAAAGCTAATTTTGCTAATGTTACTAATATTTTTTCTGCTTATCATAAGCTTGTGAATAAAGATGCATTTTTAAATGTTGCAAATATTGAAGTGGGTAAAAATTCAAACGAAGAAAAGATCTTGGCTACAATTAATATGGATATTAGTAATCTAAGCAATAAAATAATTGATTTTAATGCTAATAATAATCAAAGTATAGAAGAAAAAATTGCTTACGCGTTGGGTAATAATAAAGACACCAATGATGCTTTTATGGCGTTTGATATTCATATTAAAGCTTTGCCAAGTGATTTACAAAGATATTACAATCAACTTTCTAAATATTCTTGGAAATTTATAGAAAATCATGGTATTTCTTTGTTTAATAGTGCTTGGGCAAATGAAGTATATACTCCTTTTATCAATGATATTGCTCCTTTTTATCCTTTTAATAAAGAAAGCAGTGCCGATGATTTAAGTATAGATAGTTTTAAAAGCTTTTTTGGAAGAAATGGAATTTTGAACAATTTTCATAAAAAGTATTTAAATAATGTTTTAATTAAGAGAAAAAATACTTATTCTATTAATTCGAAATTTGCTTCAAAACTAAATTTCTCTAAAGATTTTTTAGATTTTATCACCAAAGCAGCCAATCTTTCAAATCTTATGCTTAGTGCCAATGATAATTTAAGGGTGAATTTTACTATCCAAAGTCTTGATTTAAGTGCAGATTTTTCTTTTATAGAGCTAGGTTATCAAAATAAAAATATAAAATACGATCATACTTTAAATCAGAATTTGCAAATTATAGTAGATGAATTTAATAATGGCACGAATTTGTATTTTGTGGCTTATAATTATATTAATAATAATTTAAATCATACAAAAATTTATAAAGGCGAATGGGCTTGGTATAAATTCATTAAGGAAAGCAAAAACAATACAGGGACTTATAGTATCATTTTTAATGATAACAAAAATCTTTATTTTGATTTTAGAATTATCAATGGAGCTAATGATTTAAATAATATAATAAATATTTTAAATGATTTTGGAATAACTGAAAAACTGACAGGAAGTAAAAATGACTATGGAAGAAATTAA
- a CDS encoding Hcp family type VI secretion system effector translates to MAQPAYIKIEGSTQGLISSGASTEASIGNRYQSGHEDEIMAQEISHIVTVPVDQQSGQPSGQRVHKPFSFTCSLNKAVPLLYNALTKGERLPNVEVHWFRTSTSGGAEHFFTTKLEDAIITDIELIMPNAADANNHDKTELFKVSMNYRKVIWEHNVAGTSGSDDWRENKA, encoded by the coding sequence ATGGCACAACCAGCTTACATTAAAATCGAAGGTTCAACACAAGGACTTATCTCAAGTGGTGCTTCAACAGAAGCTAGTATAGGAAATCGTTACCAATCAGGACACGAAGATGAGATTATGGCTCAAGAAATATCTCATATTGTAACAGTGCCTGTAGATCAACAAAGCGGACAACCTTCAGGACAAAGAGTTCATAAACCTTTTTCTTTTACTTGTTCATTAAATAAAGCAGTTCCTTTGCTTTACAATGCACTCACTAAAGGTGAAAGACTTCCAAATGTTGAAGTTCATTGGTTTAGAACATCTACTAGTGGTGGAGCTGAGCATTTTTTCACTACAAAGTTAGAAGATGCAATCATTACTGATATTGAGCTTATAATGCCAAATGCAGCAGATGCAAACAATCACGATAAAACAGAATTATTTAAAGTTTCAATGAATTATAGAAAAGTCATTTGGGAACATAATGTTGCAGGTACTAGCGGAAGCGACGATTGGAGAGAAAATAAAGCTTAA
- a CDS encoding contractile injection system protein, VgrG/Pvc8 family, with protein sequence MSLNSFMNLNILNPNSPSSPLPFTITKAIIKESLEELFSIECEGFFESLEQDLFSLNTSYSNQSTHDLNFHPNVLIDKEAILSINNPYKNNTLNFDINEVKNYKGIITYIKYLGINKESTLNINDASSMIKSIKHKHFFSFKLESPLIRLSLNKANRIYTHTNIIEVIKQSLNFYQGILHKEIDYSNIHFNYETKELISQYNESDLEFITRLAHNNGIFFYEDENTIYFCDVYKNTKSKEIKYNANVNNALNETCISSIYKEQSLRTNSFTHSSINANTPLHLLSLHSSKVPYEQELNNKAYYNEHFYESEYSFTRSIDLKTKPTLKEKRALVLNESLLARSNVYHLSLGDFIALNYDEFNLSGLSDEDTKSQDKEKHDNTSLLKDFIIIANTQILIDDAILANSVNTNDHLDLKDLKLSKSYSNTLTLLKKNIIFTPSFKAKPKAPNSTQGIVIGESKNIESERNTIYTDEYGRVKVRINLYANQEELDNDTFITNHTNTHDNINNTNSSSDLSSHTYKSYHHTPFLRVATSIASNHSGFFHTPRVGDEVIISFLDDDIDKPFISGSLYNGTNPSLVNLPFNDHQTSLSSKTIGTNEEGFNELTMSNIKDKEQIYLKAQKDYDELVQHNFTQRILNDKDSMVDGLYNERIKKVHTQTIDLAKNVNVGAEYLINVGLSKDTIVGLSNTLNVGVDNKVRVAKNSHEFVGENKEIEIGANQNVIIHKDEIRNVKGNKKEVVEGHYDINVSDKMQVLSEKEMDYKSKDNILFTSNESIGFESDKNTSMVADNITTYAKTTHELKADSEATVKVGETIISAKPDCIIIKAGGVEVIIDSNGLVVKGGEIKAE encoded by the coding sequence ATGTCCCTAAATTCCTTTATGAATCTTAATATTTTAAATCCTAATTCCCCTTCAAGTCCCCTACCCTTTACAATCACTAAAGCCATTATTAAAGAAAGTCTTGAAGAGCTTTTTTCTATAGAATGTGAAGGCTTTTTTGAAAGCTTAGAACAAGATTTATTTTCTTTAAATACTTCATATTCTAATCAAAGCACTCATGATTTAAATTTCCATCCTAATGTTTTAATTGATAAAGAAGCTATTTTAAGCATTAATAATCCTTATAAAAACAATACTTTAAATTTTGATATCAATGAGGTAAAAAACTATAAAGGCATTATCACTTATATAAAATATCTAGGTATTAACAAAGAAAGTACTTTAAATATCAATGATGCAAGCTCTATGATTAAAAGTATAAAACACAAGCATTTTTTTTCTTTTAAACTTGAGTCACCTTTAATAAGACTTTCTTTAAATAAAGCAAATCGAATTTATACTCATACTAATATTATAGAAGTGATTAAACAAAGTCTTAATTTTTATCAAGGTATATTGCATAAAGAAATAGATTATTCTAATATACATTTTAATTATGAAACTAAAGAACTCATTTCTCAATACAATGAAAGTGATTTAGAATTTATTACAAGATTAGCTCATAATAATGGGATATTTTTTTATGAAGATGAAAACACTATTTATTTTTGTGATGTGTATAAAAATACAAAAAGCAAAGAAATAAAATACAATGCTAATGTCAATAATGCTTTAAATGAAACTTGTATTTCTTCCATCTATAAAGAACAAAGCTTAAGAACTAATTCTTTTACACATTCTAGTATTAATGCTAATACCCCTTTACATCTTTTATCTTTACATTCTAGTAAAGTTCCTTACGAACAAGAACTCAATAATAAAGCTTATTATAATGAGCATTTTTATGAGAGTGAATATTCTTTTACAAGAAGTATTGATTTAAAGACCAAACCTACTCTTAAAGAAAAAAGGGCCTTGGTATTAAATGAAAGCTTACTAGCAAGAAGCAATGTCTATCATCTTAGTTTAGGAGATTTTATTGCTTTAAATTATGATGAGTTTAATCTTAGTGGATTGAGTGATGAAGATACAAAAAGTCAAGATAAAGAAAAACATGATAATACTTCTTTGCTTAAAGACTTTATTATTATTGCTAATACTCAAATCTTGATTGATGATGCTATCTTAGCTAATTCTGTTAATACTAATGATCATTTAGATTTAAAAGATTTAAAGCTTAGCAAGTCTTATTCTAATACTTTAACTTTATTAAAAAAGAATATTATCTTCACTCCAAGCTTTAAAGCTAAACCTAAAGCTCCTAATAGTACTCAAGGAATTGTTATAGGAGAAAGTAAAAATATAGAAAGTGAAAGAAATACTATTTATACAGATGAATATGGAAGAGTAAAAGTAAGGATTAATCTTTATGCCAATCAAGAGGAATTAGATAATGATACTTTTATTACAAACCATACAAATACTCATGATAATATAAACAATACAAATTCTTCTTCTGATTTATCAAGTCATACTTATAAATCTTATCATCATACTCCTTTTTTAAGAGTAGCAACAAGTATAGCAAGCAATCATTCAGGTTTTTTTCATACTCCAAGAGTTGGAGATGAAGTGATTATTTCTTTTTTAGATGATGATATAGATAAGCCTTTTATTAGTGGAAGTTTGTATAATGGGACTAATCCAAGTTTAGTTAATCTTCCTTTTAATGATCATCAAACCTCCCTTTCTTCTAAAACCATAGGCACAAATGAAGAAGGTTTTAATGAGCTAACTATGTCAAATATAAAAGACAAAGAACAAATCTATTTAAAAGCCCAAAAAGATTATGATGAATTAGTGCAACATAATTTCACTCAAAGAATTTTAAATGATAAAGATTCTATGGTAGATGGACTTTATAATGAAAGGATTAAAAAGGTTCATACTCAAACCATAGATTTGGCTAAAAATGTCAATGTGGGAGCTGAATATTTAATCAATGTGGGTTTATCTAAAGATACCATAGTAGGATTAAGCAATACCTTAAATGTAGGAGTAGATAATAAAGTAAGAGTGGCTAAAAACTCTCATGAGTTTGTAGGGGAAAACAAAGAGATAGAAATAGGTGCTAATCAAAATGTTATTATCCATAAGGATGAGATAAGGAATGTGAAGGGAAATAAAAAGGAAGTGGTTGAGGGGCATTATGATATTAATGTCAGCGATAAAATGCAAGTGTTAAGCGAAAAAGAGATGGATTATAAAAGTAAAGACAATATTCTTTTTACAAGCAATGAATCCATAGGATTTGAAAGCGATAAAAACACAAGTATGGTGGCTGATAATATCACCACTTATGCAAAAACCACTCACGAATTAAAAGCCGATAGCGAAGCAACCGTGAAAGTAGGAGAAACAATTATCAGTGCCAAACCAGATTGCATTATCATCAAAGCAGGTGGAGTAGAAGTAATTATAGATTCTAATGGACTTGTAGTTAAAGGTGGAGAGATTAAAGCAGAGTAG